Proteins encoded within one genomic window of Elephas maximus indicus isolate mEleMax1 chromosome 21, mEleMax1 primary haplotype, whole genome shotgun sequence:
- the RIPOR1 gene encoding rho family-interacting cell polarization regulator 1 isoform X4: MNAKKKGSPARTHSMMSLSVRPQRRLLSARVSRSQSFAGVLGNHERGPRSFPAFSPPVPPRKLAALSRVSRMFSVAHPAPKVPQPERLDQVYAALKRGLTAYLEVHQQEQEKLQGQIRESKRNSRLGFLYDLDKQVKSIERFLRRLEFHASKIDELYEAYCVQRRLRDGAYNMVRAYTTGSPGSREARDSLAEATRGHREYTENMCMLESELEAQLGEFHLRMKGLAGFARLCVGDQYEICMKYGRQRWKLRGRIEGSGKQMWDSEETIFLPLITEFLSIKVIELKGLANHVIVGSVSCETKDLFAALPQVVAVDINDLGTIKLSLEVTWSPFDKEDQPSATSSVNKASTVTKRFSTYSQSPPDTPSLREQAFYNMLRRQEELENGTAWSLSSESSDDSSSPQLSGTGRHSSAPRPLVQQPDPLPIQVTFCRPETPTSGLMNEEGAIAPALANGHAPYSRTLSHISEASVDAALAEASVEAVGLENLGQVPSPLAHPDPTQECPSSVSPVPSALDPGHSTISPTLSTVGSTHISADLAASEQLNPVPKATDSGSSDLPGPAHTTISSTYSAISPTHSAVSLTYSTTGSTGKPMVSTLTTAGSTPSPTGPTPSATGSVQTTTSPKHTVTSPTYTVTRPICKPMLSTLKTVGPTINTIGPVQTTTSPTHTTTSPTHKPVLSSLTSIGPAQTTSPTHTTASSTHTTIRPTHTITSTTHTTISHTHTTPSSTHTTPTPTQKTGVPTHTTTNSTSNAIDLVQTSISLTHSATSPTLKTVSSSTSQELVTLSSPSVHTDPTHPGTNSLPFGHPASTLCTQADLTGPSTSSPSPTCSGWEPLASPALEPNLQSPSPPPSSLTPTPQHSDHSLAMAAQAPVPEAAGGAEDRKLEVALGALMAALDDYRGQFPELQGLEQELTRLESLLTQRQGLTRSRASSLSITVEHALESFSFLNDDEDEDTDGPGDRPPSSPESGAEDSLDSPSTRPLSTGCPALDAALVLHLYHCSRLLLKLGTFGPLRCQEAWALERLLREARVLEAVCELSRQWAIPAISAQEVVQFSASRPGFLNFWDQCTEGLSPFICPVERVILTFCKQYSARLSLRQSGLAEAEGLGPSKP; this comes from the exons ATGAACGCCAAGAAGAAAG GGAGCCCCGCGCGGACTCATTCCATGATGTCCCTGTCGGTGCGGCCGCAGCGCCGCCTGCTCAGCGCCCGGGTCAGTAGAAGCCAGTCCTTCGCAGGTGTCCTCGGCAACCACGAGCGGGGTCCCAG GAGCTTCCCGGCCTTCAGCCCTCCTGTCCCCCCACGGAAACTCGCAGCGCTCTCCCGAGTTTCCAGAATGTTTTCCGTGGCACATCCAGCCCCCAAAGTTCCACAGCCTGAGCGGCTAGACCAGGTGTACGCTGCGCTCAAGCGGGGCCTGAC GGCCTACTTGGAAGTGCACCAGCAGGAGCAGGAGAAACTCCAGGGTCAGATAAGGGAGTCCAAGAGGAATTCCCGACTG GGCTTCCTGTATGATTTAGACAAG CAAGTCAAGTCCATTGAACGCTTCCTGCGCCGGCTAGAGTTCCATGCCAGCAAG ATCGATGAGCTGTATGAGGCATACTGTGTCCAACGGCGACTCCGGGATGGTGCCTACAACATGGTCCGTGCTTATACTACCGGGTCCCCAGGGAGCCGAGAGGCCCGGGACAGCCTGGCTGAGGCCACTCGAGGGCATCGAGAGTACACGGAG aacATGTGTATGCTGGAGAGTGAGCTGGAAGCACAGCTGGGTGAATTCCATCTCCGGATGAAAG ggctgGCCGGCTTCGCCAGACTATGTGTGGGCGATCAGTATGAG ATCTGCATGAAGTATGGGCGTCAGCGCTGGAAACTACGGGGCCGCATCGAGGGTAGCGGGAAGCAGATGTGGGACAGTGAGGAAACCATCTTTCTGCCTCTGATCACAGAATTCCTGTCCATCAAG GTGATAGAactgaaaggcctggcaaaccatGTGATTGTGGGCAGCGTCTCCTGTGAAACCAAGGACCTGTTTGCTGCCCTGCCCCAGGTTGTGGCTGTGGACATCAATGACCTCGGCACCATTAAACTCAGTTTGGAAGTCACATGGAG CCCGTTTGACAAGGAAGACCAGCCCTCAGCCACTTCTTCTGTCAACAAGGCATCCACAGTCACCAAACGCTTCTCCACCTATAGCCAGAGCCCACCAGACACACCTTCGCTTCGGGAGCAGGCCTTCTAT AACATGCTGCGACGGCAGGAGGAGCTGGAGAATGGGACAGCATGGTCCCTGTCATCCGAATCTTCAGACGACTCATCCAGCCCACAGCTCTCAGGCACTGGCCGCCACTCCTCAGCCCCCAGGCCCCTGGTGCAGCAACCAGATCCCCTGCCCATCCAAGTCACCTTCTGTAGGCCTGAGACCCCCACCTCTGGGCTCATGAATGAGGAGGGGGCCATAGCCCCAGCCCTGGCCAATGGGCATGCCCCTTATAGCCGGACACTGAGTCACATCAGTGAGGCCAGCGTGGATGCTGCCTTGGCAGAGGCTTCAGTGGAAGCTGTGGGCCTAGAAAACCTAGGTCAGGTACCTAGCCCACTTGCACACCCAGATCCCACACAGGAGTGCCCTAGTTCTGTCTCTCCTGTCCCTTCTGCCCTGGACCCTGGTCATTCCACCATAAGCCCAACCCTCAGTACAGTAGGCTCTACCCACATATCTGCAGACCTTGCTGCATCTGAACAACTAAATCCAGTTCCCAAGGCCACAGACTCTGGTTCTTCTGATCTGCCAGGCCCCGCCCACACTACTATAAGCTCCACTTATAGTGCCATAAGCCCTACCCACAGTGCTGTAAGCCTCACCTACTCTACCACAGGCTCTACCGGTAAGCCAATGGTCTCTACCCTCACTACTGCAGGCTCTACCCCGAGTCCTACAGGCCCTACCCCCAGTGCCACAGGATCAGTCCAGACCACTACAAGCCCCAAACACACTGTCACAAGCCCAACATATACTGTCACAAGGCCCATCTGCAAGCCAATGCTCTCTACCCTCAAAACTGTAGGCCCTACCATCAATACTATAGGCCCAGTCCAGACCACCACAAGCCCAACCCACACTACCACAAGCCCCACCCATAAGCCAGTGCTTTCTAGCTTAACTTCTATTGGCCCAGCTCAGACCACAAGCCCCACTCACACTACTGCAAGCTCTACCCACACTACCATAAGACCCACCCATACCATAACAAGCACCACCCACACTACCATAAGCCACACCCATACCACCccaagctccacccacaccacgcCAACCCCCACTCAAAAAACCGGGGTGCCAACTCACACCACTACAAATTCAACCTCGAATGCTATAGACCTAGTCCAGACCAGTATAAGCCTCACCCATTCTGCCACAAGCCCCACCCTTAAAACTGTAAGCTCTTCCACTTCTCAAGAGCTTGTGACTCTCTCCAGCCCCTCTGTGCACACAGACCCCACCCACCCAGGCACAAACTCCCTTCCCTTTGGCCACCCAGCTTCCACCCTCTGCACTCAGGCAGACCTCACAGGCCCCAGCACCTCCTCCCCCAGTCCCACCTGTTCTGGTTGGGAACCCCTCGCAAGCCCTGCCCTAGAGCCCAACCTTCAGAGCCCAAGCCCCCCTCCCTCATCCCTAACCCCCACACCCCAGCATTCAGATCATAGCCTGGCCATGGCTGCTCAGGCCCCAGTCCCAGAAGCAGCTGGAGGGGCTGAGGACAGGAAGCTAGAGGTGGCACTGGGGGCTCTAATGGCAGCCCTGGATGACTATCGTGGTCAGTTCCCTGAGCTGCAGGGCCTGGAGCAGGAGCTGACTCGACTGGAGAGTCTGCTCACG CAGAGGCAAGGTTTGACCCGGAGCCGGGCCTCCAGTCTCAGCATCACTGTGGAGCATGCCCTGGAGAGTTTCAGCTTTCTCAATGACGATGAAGATGAAGACACTGATGGTCCTGGGGACAG GCCCCCAAGCAGCCCGGAGTCTGGGGCTGAGGACAGCCTAGATTCACCCAGTACCCGCCCCCTCAGCACAGGGTGTCCAGCTCTGGATGCTGCCCTGGTCTTGCACCTGTACCACTGCAGTCGCCTCCTGCTG AAACTGGGCACATTTGGGCCCCTGCGATGTCAGGAGGCATGGGCCCTGGAGCGGCTGCTGCGGGAGGCCCGAGTGCTCGAGGCAGTGTGTGAGCTCAGCAGGCAATGGGCAATCCCTGCCATCTCCGCCCAGGAAG TGGTGCAGTTCTCAGCCTCTCGGCCCGGCTTCCTGAACTTCTGGGACCAGTGCACAGAGGGACTCAGCCCCTTCATCTGTCCCGTGGAGCGGGTGATCCTCACCTTCTGCAAGCAGTACAGTGCCCGCCTCTCCCTGCGCCAATCTGGTTTAGCCGAGGCTG AGGGCCTGGGCCCATCCAAACCCTGA
- the RIPOR1 gene encoding rho family-interacting cell polarization regulator 1 isoform X3 — protein MMSLSVRPQRRLLSARVSRSQSFAGVLGNHERGPRSFPAFSPPVPPRKLAALSRVSRMFSVAHPAPKVPQPERLDQVYAALKRGLTAYLEVHQQEQEKLQGQIRESKRNSRLGFLYDLDKQVKSIERFLRRLEFHASKIDELYEAYCVQRRLRDGAYNMVRAYTTGSPGSREARDSLAEATRGHREYTENMCMLESELEAQLGEFHLRMKGLAGFARLCVGDQYEICMKYGRQRWKLRGRIEGSGKQMWDSEETIFLPLITEFLSIKVIELKGLANHVIVGSVSCETKDLFAALPQVVAVDINDLGTIKLSLEVTWSPFDKEDQPSATSSVNKASTVTKRFSTYSQSPPDTPSLREQAFYNMLRRQEELENGTAWSLSSESSDDSSSPQLSGTGRHSSAPRPLVQQPDPLPIQVTFCRPETPTSGLMNEEGAIAPALANGHAPYSRTLSHISEASVDAALAEASVEAVGLENLGQVPSPLAHPDPTQECPSSVSPVPSALDPGHSTISPTLSTVGSTHISADLAASEQLNPVPKATDSGSSDLPGPAHTTISSTYSAISPTHSAVSLTYSTTGSTGKPMVSTLTTAGSTPSPTGPTPSATGSVQTTTSPKHTVTSPTYTVTRPICKPMLSTLKTVGPTINTIGPVQTTTSPTHTTTSPTHKPVLSSLTSIGPAQTTSPTHTTASSTHTTIRPTHTITSTTHTTISHTHTTPSSTHTTPTPTQKTGVPTHTTTNSTSNAIDLVQTSISLTHSATSPTLKTVSSSTSQELVTLSSPSVHTDPTHPGTNSLPFGHPASTLCTQADLTGPSTSSPSPTCSGWEPLASPALEPNLQSPSPPPSSLTPTPQHSDHSLAMAAQAPVPEAAGGAEDRKLEVALGALMAALDDYRGQFPELQGLEQELTRLESLLTQRQGLTRSRASSLSITVEHALESFSFLNDDEDEDTDGPGDRPPSSPESGAEDSLDSPSTRPLSTGCPALDAALVLHLYHCSRLLLKLGTFGPLRCQEAWALERLLREARVLEAVCELSRQWAIPAISAQEVVQFSASRPGFLNFWDQCTEGLSPFICPVERVILTFCKQYSARLSLRQSGLAEAVCVKFLEDALGQKLPRRPQPGPGEQLTIFQFWSYVETLDGPSMEAYVTETAEEVLLVRNLNSDDQAVVLKALRLAPEGRLRKDGLRALSSLLVHGNNKVMAAVSTQLRSLSLGPAFRERALLCFLDQLEDEDVQTRVAGCLALGCIKASEGIEPLVYLCQTDTEAVREAARQSLQQCGEEGQSAHRRLEESLDALPRIFGPGSMASTAF, from the exons ATGATGTCCCTGTCGGTGCGGCCGCAGCGCCGCCTGCTCAGCGCCCGGGTCAGTAGAAGCCAGTCCTTCGCAGGTGTCCTCGGCAACCACGAGCGGGGTCCCAG GAGCTTCCCGGCCTTCAGCCCTCCTGTCCCCCCACGGAAACTCGCAGCGCTCTCCCGAGTTTCCAGAATGTTTTCCGTGGCACATCCAGCCCCCAAAGTTCCACAGCCTGAGCGGCTAGACCAGGTGTACGCTGCGCTCAAGCGGGGCCTGAC GGCCTACTTGGAAGTGCACCAGCAGGAGCAGGAGAAACTCCAGGGTCAGATAAGGGAGTCCAAGAGGAATTCCCGACTG GGCTTCCTGTATGATTTAGACAAG CAAGTCAAGTCCATTGAACGCTTCCTGCGCCGGCTAGAGTTCCATGCCAGCAAG ATCGATGAGCTGTATGAGGCATACTGTGTCCAACGGCGACTCCGGGATGGTGCCTACAACATGGTCCGTGCTTATACTACCGGGTCCCCAGGGAGCCGAGAGGCCCGGGACAGCCTGGCTGAGGCCACTCGAGGGCATCGAGAGTACACGGAG aacATGTGTATGCTGGAGAGTGAGCTGGAAGCACAGCTGGGTGAATTCCATCTCCGGATGAAAG ggctgGCCGGCTTCGCCAGACTATGTGTGGGCGATCAGTATGAG ATCTGCATGAAGTATGGGCGTCAGCGCTGGAAACTACGGGGCCGCATCGAGGGTAGCGGGAAGCAGATGTGGGACAGTGAGGAAACCATCTTTCTGCCTCTGATCACAGAATTCCTGTCCATCAAG GTGATAGAactgaaaggcctggcaaaccatGTGATTGTGGGCAGCGTCTCCTGTGAAACCAAGGACCTGTTTGCTGCCCTGCCCCAGGTTGTGGCTGTGGACATCAATGACCTCGGCACCATTAAACTCAGTTTGGAAGTCACATGGAG CCCGTTTGACAAGGAAGACCAGCCCTCAGCCACTTCTTCTGTCAACAAGGCATCCACAGTCACCAAACGCTTCTCCACCTATAGCCAGAGCCCACCAGACACACCTTCGCTTCGGGAGCAGGCCTTCTAT AACATGCTGCGACGGCAGGAGGAGCTGGAGAATGGGACAGCATGGTCCCTGTCATCCGAATCTTCAGACGACTCATCCAGCCCACAGCTCTCAGGCACTGGCCGCCACTCCTCAGCCCCCAGGCCCCTGGTGCAGCAACCAGATCCCCTGCCCATCCAAGTCACCTTCTGTAGGCCTGAGACCCCCACCTCTGGGCTCATGAATGAGGAGGGGGCCATAGCCCCAGCCCTGGCCAATGGGCATGCCCCTTATAGCCGGACACTGAGTCACATCAGTGAGGCCAGCGTGGATGCTGCCTTGGCAGAGGCTTCAGTGGAAGCTGTGGGCCTAGAAAACCTAGGTCAGGTACCTAGCCCACTTGCACACCCAGATCCCACACAGGAGTGCCCTAGTTCTGTCTCTCCTGTCCCTTCTGCCCTGGACCCTGGTCATTCCACCATAAGCCCAACCCTCAGTACAGTAGGCTCTACCCACATATCTGCAGACCTTGCTGCATCTGAACAACTAAATCCAGTTCCCAAGGCCACAGACTCTGGTTCTTCTGATCTGCCAGGCCCCGCCCACACTACTATAAGCTCCACTTATAGTGCCATAAGCCCTACCCACAGTGCTGTAAGCCTCACCTACTCTACCACAGGCTCTACCGGTAAGCCAATGGTCTCTACCCTCACTACTGCAGGCTCTACCCCGAGTCCTACAGGCCCTACCCCCAGTGCCACAGGATCAGTCCAGACCACTACAAGCCCCAAACACACTGTCACAAGCCCAACATATACTGTCACAAGGCCCATCTGCAAGCCAATGCTCTCTACCCTCAAAACTGTAGGCCCTACCATCAATACTATAGGCCCAGTCCAGACCACCACAAGCCCAACCCACACTACCACAAGCCCCACCCATAAGCCAGTGCTTTCTAGCTTAACTTCTATTGGCCCAGCTCAGACCACAAGCCCCACTCACACTACTGCAAGCTCTACCCACACTACCATAAGACCCACCCATACCATAACAAGCACCACCCACACTACCATAAGCCACACCCATACCACCccaagctccacccacaccacgcCAACCCCCACTCAAAAAACCGGGGTGCCAACTCACACCACTACAAATTCAACCTCGAATGCTATAGACCTAGTCCAGACCAGTATAAGCCTCACCCATTCTGCCACAAGCCCCACCCTTAAAACTGTAAGCTCTTCCACTTCTCAAGAGCTTGTGACTCTCTCCAGCCCCTCTGTGCACACAGACCCCACCCACCCAGGCACAAACTCCCTTCCCTTTGGCCACCCAGCTTCCACCCTCTGCACTCAGGCAGACCTCACAGGCCCCAGCACCTCCTCCCCCAGTCCCACCTGTTCTGGTTGGGAACCCCTCGCAAGCCCTGCCCTAGAGCCCAACCTTCAGAGCCCAAGCCCCCCTCCCTCATCCCTAACCCCCACACCCCAGCATTCAGATCATAGCCTGGCCATGGCTGCTCAGGCCCCAGTCCCAGAAGCAGCTGGAGGGGCTGAGGACAGGAAGCTAGAGGTGGCACTGGGGGCTCTAATGGCAGCCCTGGATGACTATCGTGGTCAGTTCCCTGAGCTGCAGGGCCTGGAGCAGGAGCTGACTCGACTGGAGAGTCTGCTCACG CAGAGGCAAGGTTTGACCCGGAGCCGGGCCTCCAGTCTCAGCATCACTGTGGAGCATGCCCTGGAGAGTTTCAGCTTTCTCAATGACGATGAAGATGAAGACACTGATGGTCCTGGGGACAG GCCCCCAAGCAGCCCGGAGTCTGGGGCTGAGGACAGCCTAGATTCACCCAGTACCCGCCCCCTCAGCACAGGGTGTCCAGCTCTGGATGCTGCCCTGGTCTTGCACCTGTACCACTGCAGTCGCCTCCTGCTG AAACTGGGCACATTTGGGCCCCTGCGATGTCAGGAGGCATGGGCCCTGGAGCGGCTGCTGCGGGAGGCCCGAGTGCTCGAGGCAGTGTGTGAGCTCAGCAGGCAATGGGCAATCCCTGCCATCTCCGCCCAGGAAG TGGTGCAGTTCTCAGCCTCTCGGCCCGGCTTCCTGAACTTCTGGGACCAGTGCACAGAGGGACTCAGCCCCTTCATCTGTCCCGTGGAGCGGGTGATCCTCACCTTCTGCAAGCAGTACAGTGCCCGCCTCTCCCTGCGCCAATCTGGTTTAGCCGAGGCTG TGTGTGTCAAGTTCCTGGAGGATGCCCTGGGGCAGAAGCTGCCCAGGAGGCCCCAGCCAGGCCCTGGAGAGCAGCTCACCATCTTCCAGTTTTGGAGTTATGTGGAAACGTTGGATGGACCCTCAATGGAGGCCTATGTGACCGAGACTGCCGAGGAGG TATTACTGGTGCGGAACCTGAACTCAGATGACCAAGCTGTGGTGCTAAAGGCTCTGAGGTTGGCACCCGAGGGGCGGCTGCGTAAGGACGGGCTGCGGGCGCTGAGCTCCTTGCTGGTTCATGGCAACAACAAGGTCATGGCTGCTGTAAGCACCCAGCTCCGGAGCCTGTCACTGGGTCCTGCCTTCCGAGAGAGG GCCCTCCTGTGCTTCCTGGACCAACTGGAGGATGAAGATGTACAGACGCGAGTGGCTGGCTGCCTGGCCTTGGGCTGCATCAAG GCATCCGAGGGCATTGAGCCCCTGGTGTACCTGTGCCAAACGGACACAGAGGCTGTGCGGGAGGCTGCCCGACAGAGCCTGCAACAGTGTG GGGAAGAGGGACAGTCTGCCCATCGACGGCTGGAGGAATCGCTGGATGCCCTGCCCCGCATCTTCGGGCCTGGCAGCATGGCCAGCACAGCATTCTAA